The proteins below come from a single Vicinamibacterales bacterium genomic window:
- a CDS encoding P1 family peptidase, with amino-acid sequence MTKKLLGLVIFSGLALTLSGNPGLAQSKPRARDLGVPFQGTPGPFNAITDVRGVHVGHATLIRGEGALQVGQGPVRTGVTVILPRAENPADPAFAGWFALNGNGEMTGTTWIEESGFLEGPISITNTHSVGTVRDAIIAWQVERGAAFQPWSLPVVAETYDGSLNDINGFHVKAGHVLEAIESASSGPVAEGNVGGGTGMRCLGFKCGVGTSSRVTQAASVYTVGVLVQANFGGGRQLTIAGVPVGREIFGDRRARLTAPPSGSDRGSIIIVVATDAPLLPHQLKRIARRASLGVARTGGTASNGSGDIFVAFSTANTGAASAQPTANITLLSNSQISTLFEATVEATEEAIINALVAAETMVGRDGNRSEALSHDQLQEILQRYNRLENG; translated from the coding sequence ATGACCAAGAAACTTCTCGGGCTGGTGATCTTCAGCGGATTAGCACTCACGCTGTCAGGCAATCCCGGGCTTGCGCAGTCCAAGCCGCGAGCTCGGGATTTGGGCGTGCCATTCCAGGGAACCCCAGGTCCCTTTAATGCGATTACCGACGTTAGGGGCGTCCATGTCGGCCACGCCACACTGATTCGTGGCGAGGGAGCACTTCAAGTGGGCCAGGGGCCGGTTAGAACCGGTGTTACGGTAATCCTGCCACGGGCTGAGAACCCCGCTGACCCGGCGTTTGCCGGCTGGTTTGCATTAAACGGCAACGGAGAAATGACCGGCACGACCTGGATCGAGGAGTCGGGTTTCCTTGAAGGACCAATTTCAATCACTAACACACATAGCGTGGGAACCGTGCGCGATGCGATCATCGCCTGGCAGGTCGAACGCGGTGCCGCGTTTCAGCCCTGGTCATTGCCGGTTGTCGCTGAAACTTACGATGGATCACTCAACGACATTAACGGCTTCCACGTAAAAGCGGGACACGTTCTCGAAGCCATCGAGAGTGCGTCCTCTGGACCGGTGGCAGAAGGTAATGTCGGTGGCGGCACCGGTATGCGGTGCCTCGGCTTCAAATGCGGCGTTGGTACTTCGTCGAGGGTGACGCAAGCGGCCAGTGTTTACACCGTTGGCGTGCTGGTGCAAGCCAATTTCGGTGGCGGCCGGCAACTCACCATTGCGGGAGTACCTGTGGGTCGAGAGATTTTCGGCGACCGTCGAGCGAGGCTAACTGCGCCACCTAGTGGGTCAGATCGTGGGTCGATTATCATTGTTGTGGCGACTGACGCGCCCTTGCTACCTCACCAGCTTAAGCGGATCGCCCGCCGGGCTTCACTGGGCGTAGCGCGCACCGGTGGAACCGCGAGTAACGGGTCCGGAGACATTTTTGTTGCATTCTCCACCGCTAACACAGGTGCTGCCAGCGCACAGCCGACCGCGAACATTACCCTGTTGAGTAACTCTCAGATAAGTACGCTCTTCGAGGCTACGGTGGAAGCAACTGAAGAAGCGATCATCAACGCACTAGTCGCTGCAGAAACGATGGTGGGCCGTGACGGTAATCGCTCAGAGGCCTTGTCGCATGACCAACTGCAAGAGATTCTCCAACGTTACAACCGGTTGGAAAATGGCTAA
- a CDS encoding PQQ-binding-like beta-propeller repeat protein: MDRTLIRLLVFLGVTVWATSVAAQEDEDFWPEWRGPRATGVSTNANPPLKWSETENIRWKIDIPGRGSSSPIVWRDRIFLLTAVPLGIAGEASHAPRGGYEPRDTHQFLVLAINRSDGQILWERVAREAQPHEATHGENGSWASSSAVTNGELVFASFESQGVYAYDLDGNLVWENDLGNKTMRNQFGEGTTPTVHSDRLFVVWDHQGQSFIVALDTQTGKEVWRTNRDEIDSWATPLVVEHDGRKQVVVNGMNRLRSYDFESGEVIWHTEGLTMNPIPSPVGADGLVIVTAGYRGNDLKAIDLGVAQGDITDTAAIVWTLDRDTPYVPSPLLYGNFLYLLKRNNGILSVFDVKTGEPHYQLQRLTDVPNIFASPVGASERIYIPGRDGTTLVIKHGGMFEILAANTLDDGFDASPALVGNELYLRGYNHLYCIAES, translated from the coding sequence GTGGACCGAACTTTGATCAGACTCTTGGTGTTCTTAGGCGTAACAGTCTGGGCCACATCCGTCGCCGCACAGGAAGATGAGGACTTCTGGCCGGAATGGCGCGGTCCGAGGGCGACTGGTGTGTCCACGAATGCTAATCCCCCTCTAAAATGGAGCGAGACAGAGAATATTCGCTGGAAGATTGACATTCCCGGGCGCGGTTCGTCCTCACCGATCGTTTGGAGGGATCGCATCTTTCTACTTACCGCAGTACCACTTGGTATCGCAGGGGAGGCCTCCCACGCGCCACGCGGTGGATATGAGCCCAGGGACACGCACCAGTTCCTGGTGCTAGCGATCAACCGGAGCGATGGTCAGATCCTCTGGGAACGGGTGGCGCGTGAAGCTCAGCCGCATGAAGCAACGCACGGCGAAAACGGCAGTTGGGCCTCCAGCTCGGCAGTGACTAACGGCGAGTTGGTCTTCGCGTCATTTGAGTCGCAGGGTGTTTATGCCTACGACCTTGACGGCAATCTCGTCTGGGAAAACGACCTCGGCAACAAAACCATGCGGAACCAGTTCGGTGAGGGGACCACGCCTACAGTACATAGCGACCGCCTGTTCGTGGTCTGGGATCACCAAGGTCAGTCATTCATCGTCGCTCTCGACACACAAACTGGTAAAGAGGTGTGGCGTACGAACCGCGACGAGATCGATTCATGGGCCACCCCGCTAGTGGTTGAACATGACGGACGTAAGCAGGTTGTTGTTAATGGCATGAACCGGCTACGTAGCTACGACTTCGAGTCCGGTGAGGTCATCTGGCACACCGAGGGCCTCACCATGAACCCAATTCCGTCGCCGGTCGGTGCCGACGGTCTCGTGATCGTTACAGCCGGTTATCGGGGCAATGACCTGAAGGCGATCGACCTGGGCGTGGCTCAGGGCGACATCACGGACACCGCAGCAATCGTCTGGACGCTAGACCGGGATACACCGTATGTCCCGTCGCCACTACTCTACGGTAATTTCCTCTATTTGCTGAAGCGCAACAACGGTATTTTGTCGGTGTTCGATGTCAAGACTGGTGAACCACACTACCAACTCCAGCGGCTCACCGACGTCCCGAACATCTTCGCGTCACCGGTGGGAGCGTCGGAGCGCATTTACATCCCAGGCCGAGACGGAACTACCCTCGTGATCAAGCATGGTGGGATGTTTGAGATACTCGCAGCTAACACACTCGACGATGGATTCGATGCATCACCAGCACTCGTCGGCAATGAACTGTATCTGCGTGGCTACAACCATCTTTACTGCATCGCAGAAAGCTAG
- a CDS encoding DPP IV N-terminal domain-containing protein — MRITLLLLSVFTALMPALVEAQPVVTAEDYTRAESFLSGQTDSLVSGVMTSPAWLTSDRLVYQNRIPEGREFVMADPEEGVRARAFDHANMAAALSAAVNTDYSAFNLPAQARFSDDGASITFGHQERQYTCIIETYACHEVARLDAQNLRNAVVAPDGQRAAFIREHNLWMRDLTSGRETQLTTDGIEHYGYATNNAGWVRRDQPVVLWSPDSEKIATFQHDGRFVGEMYLVSTQVGHSELEAWKYPLPGDEHIFMMRRVVIHVDEARVVDLLVPPDPHRSTISDHVASRNGQWLDVEWSDDSSLLAFVSSSRNHKEARLKLADPETGEVRNVLTETVETFFESGRGRINWHALPETNEAIWFSQRDNWGHLYLYDLETGDLKHQITTGDWTVLQLLRIDKANRTLYFMGAGREPGDPYFHYLYRIGMDGTNLELLTPEPAHHTITLSVTGAYFVDNYSTPTVPATTILRTAAGEHLLTVEEMDISRLEEAGWQPPFPFTVKARDNVTDLYGLMYQPTNLNTAGSYPVVNYLYPGPQTGSVGSRSFRPSRSDKQALAELGFIVVEVDAMGSPGRSKSFHDTYYGNMGDNGLPDQIAMIKELARRHAWMDLERVGIWGHSGGGYASTDAILRYPDFYKVAVSGAGNHDNRNYEDDWGEKWQGLLETNPDGTTNYDNQANQLLAENLTGKLLLGHGTMDSNVPPSNTLLLVDALIAANKDFDLVMFPNRRHGFGREPYWLRRRWDYFVRHLLGAEPPKGYKLGTVAGR, encoded by the coding sequence ATGCGGATTACGCTCTTATTGCTATCAGTCTTCACCGCTTTGATGCCGGCGCTCGTCGAAGCGCAGCCCGTCGTGACCGCTGAAGACTACACTCGTGCCGAAAGCTTTCTGAGTGGTCAGACTGACTCACTCGTTTCGGGCGTTATGACCAGTCCGGCCTGGCTGACTAGCGACAGGCTCGTCTACCAGAATCGGATTCCAGAGGGTCGGGAATTCGTGATGGCCGATCCCGAGGAGGGCGTGCGGGCGCGTGCCTTCGACCATGCCAACATGGCAGCGGCACTCTCGGCTGCAGTCAATACGGATTACAGTGCTTTCAACTTACCTGCTCAAGCGAGATTTTCAGATGACGGTGCGTCAATCACGTTTGGCCACCAAGAGCGGCAGTACACCTGCATCATCGAGACATATGCCTGCCACGAGGTAGCGCGCCTAGATGCGCAGAACTTACGGAACGCCGTTGTTGCCCCCGATGGACAGAGAGCAGCATTTATCCGAGAGCATAATCTCTGGATGCGTGACTTGACCTCTGGCAGAGAGACACAACTCACGACTGATGGTATTGAACATTACGGCTACGCAACCAACAATGCGGGATGGGTCCGACGCGATCAACCAGTGGTCCTCTGGTCACCAGACTCTGAGAAAATTGCAACCTTCCAGCATGACGGCCGCTTCGTCGGTGAGATGTATCTTGTGTCCACCCAAGTCGGGCATTCCGAACTAGAAGCATGGAAGTATCCGTTGCCCGGCGACGAACACATCTTCATGATGCGGCGCGTTGTTATTCATGTGGACGAAGCTCGCGTGGTGGACCTGCTGGTCCCACCCGACCCCCACCGGTCCACGATCTCCGATCACGTGGCTAGCCGTAACGGCCAGTGGCTCGATGTGGAGTGGAGTGACGACTCATCACTGCTTGCGTTCGTTTCTTCGTCACGGAACCACAAAGAAGCCAGACTCAAGCTCGCCGACCCCGAGACTGGTGAAGTGCGAAATGTTTTAACAGAGACGGTTGAAACGTTCTTCGAGTCTGGGAGAGGACGAATTAACTGGCACGCACTACCCGAAACAAATGAAGCGATCTGGTTTTCCCAACGAGATAATTGGGGACATCTCTACCTGTATGACCTGGAAACTGGTGACCTTAAACACCAGATCACGACCGGTGACTGGACCGTCTTGCAACTGCTTCGGATCGATAAGGCGAACCGCACCCTGTACTTTATGGGTGCCGGGCGTGAGCCTGGCGACCCTTATTTCCATTACCTCTACCGTATTGGGATGGATGGCACAAACCTCGAACTTCTGACGCCCGAACCAGCGCACCACACCATCACCCTTTCGGTAACGGGCGCCTATTTCGTCGATAACTATTCGACCCCAACTGTTCCGGCAACCACGATTCTCCGGACCGCTGCTGGTGAACATCTGTTGACCGTCGAGGAGATGGACATCTCCCGTCTGGAAGAAGCCGGTTGGCAGCCACCGTTTCCATTTACAGTCAAGGCGCGAGATAACGTAACTGACCTTTACGGTCTGATGTACCAGCCAACGAATCTCAACACGGCAGGCTCGTACCCGGTTGTGAATTATCTCTACCCAGGTCCACAGACAGGTAGCGTCGGCAGTCGCTCCTTCCGGCCCTCGCGGAGTGATAAGCAGGCGCTGGCTGAGCTTGGATTCATCGTTGTTGAAGTGGACGCTATGGGCTCACCCGGTCGGTCAAAGTCTTTCCACGACACCTACTACGGCAACATGGGTGATAACGGCCTGCCGGATCAAATCGCCATGATCAAAGAGTTGGCAAGACGACACGCGTGGATGGACCTCGAACGCGTGGGCATCTGGGGACACTCAGGGGGAGGCTACGCCTCGACTGATGCTATTTTGCGCTACCCGGACTTCTACAAAGTAGCGGTCTCAGGCGCCGGAAATCACGACAACCGGAACTACGAGGACGATTGGGGGGAGAAATGGCAAGGGCTCCTCGAAACGAACCCCGACGGTACAACGAACTACGATAACCAAGCGAATCAACTCCTTGCCGAAAACCTAACAGGGAAATTGTTACTAGGACACGGCACGATGGATAGCAACGTGCCGCCATCGAACACGCTGCTTTTAGTGGACGCCCTTATCGCAGCCAACAAGGACTTCGATCTCGTAATGTTCCCAAACCGGCGCCATGGTTTCGGCCGTGAACCATACTGGCTGCGGCGTCGGTGGGACTACTTCGTACGACATCTACTTGGAGCTGAGCCACCCAAGGGGTACAAGCTTGGCACCGTGGCCGGACGATAA
- a CDS encoding pyrroloquinoline quinone-dependent dehydrogenase → MSQYSRNNVSLLLFSGLCCVTVSLSAQTVIPDTEWRTYGGNLASTRYSSLDQVTAQNFGDLELAWTFQTDSFGPRPESNYQVTPLMVGGVIYTTAGSRRALAALDARTGELLWMHRLDEGERGQQAPRRLSGRGLAFWDDGAAGRILYVTPGYHLVALDASTGDQVPNFGLDGIVDLKRDLDQEIDPVTGEVGLHAAPVVAGNTIIIGAAHAVGSAPVSRENVKGYVRGYDVRTGERKWIFHTIPQPGEYGHETWLNESWRYTGNTGLWGQVTVDLDLGLAYLPLEMPTGDYYGGHRLGDNLFGDSLVAVDLETGERVWHYQTVHHDVWDFDLPCAPILADITVDGRAIKAIVQPTKQGFLFVFDRVTGEPVWPIEERPVPPSDVPGEVLAPTQPYPTKPPPFDRQGIGPNDLIDFTPALRAEALEVASRYRLGPLYTPPSVATADGTYGTLMIPSATGGPNWPGGALDPETGIFYIYSKTQVVSLGLVNNPERSDMDFIRGRPAGVNAARAALSVSGLPLVKPPWGRITAIDLNAGELLWQVAHGETADRVRDHPALQDFDIPRTGRVGRVGTLVTKTLVIAGDGGVFTSADERQGARLRAYDKMTGQEIDAVFLPSSQTGSPMTYSIDGVQYIVVAVGGGTYAGELLAYRLPESEDNGGA, encoded by the coding sequence GTGTCACAGTATTCGCGTAACAACGTCAGCCTTTTACTCTTCAGCGGTCTGTGCTGTGTGACTGTGTCACTAAGTGCACAGACGGTGATTCCTGACACTGAATGGCGCACCTACGGCGGCAACCTCGCAAGTACCCGCTATTCGTCACTTGATCAGGTCACTGCTCAAAACTTTGGTGACTTGGAACTAGCGTGGACCTTCCAGACCGACAGCTTCGGCCCGCGGCCGGAGTCGAACTACCAAGTCACTCCGCTCATGGTGGGTGGCGTGATTTACACAACCGCGGGTTCACGCCGAGCGCTTGCTGCGCTGGATGCGAGGACCGGGGAACTGCTGTGGATGCATCGCCTTGACGAGGGCGAACGAGGTCAGCAGGCTCCTCGTCGGCTTTCGGGACGCGGGCTCGCTTTTTGGGACGATGGTGCAGCGGGTCGAATCCTCTATGTCACGCCTGGGTACCATCTCGTTGCACTCGATGCGTCAACCGGTGACCAAGTTCCGAACTTTGGTTTGGACGGCATCGTTGATTTAAAGCGAGACCTTGACCAGGAGATTGATCCTGTCACGGGCGAGGTTGGCTTACACGCGGCTCCGGTTGTTGCTGGCAATACGATCATCATTGGCGCTGCGCACGCGGTAGGCAGCGCGCCGGTCAGCCGGGAGAATGTCAAGGGATACGTACGCGGCTACGACGTCCGCACTGGGGAGCGGAAGTGGATCTTTCATACGATCCCGCAGCCAGGCGAGTACGGTCACGAGACTTGGTTAAATGAGTCCTGGCGCTACACTGGTAATACGGGCTTGTGGGGGCAAGTAACCGTTGACCTTGACCTGGGCTTAGCCTATCTGCCGCTTGAGATGCCGACAGGTGATTACTACGGTGGGCACCGGCTGGGTGACAATCTCTTCGGTGATAGTTTGGTAGCGGTCGATCTTGAGACCGGAGAACGCGTGTGGCACTACCAGACTGTACATCACGATGTCTGGGATTTTGACCTTCCATGTGCGCCTATCCTTGCTGACATTACAGTTGACGGCCGTGCCATAAAGGCGATCGTTCAGCCGACGAAGCAGGGTTTTCTGTTCGTCTTCGACCGCGTAACAGGGGAACCGGTCTGGCCGATTGAAGAGCGTCCGGTCCCTCCCTCGGACGTGCCTGGTGAAGTGCTGGCGCCGACTCAGCCCTATCCGACGAAGCCACCCCCTTTCGACCGTCAGGGGATTGGCCCAAACGATCTAATTGACTTCACACCTGCGCTTCGAGCCGAGGCACTCGAAGTTGCCTCACGATACCGTCTCGGACCTCTTTACACCCCTCCATCGGTTGCGACAGCCGACGGCACCTACGGAACCCTGATGATTCCATCGGCTACTGGTGGGCCCAACTGGCCAGGCGGTGCTTTAGACCCGGAAACCGGAATTTTCTACATCTATTCAAAGACGCAGGTCGTGTCGCTCGGTCTTGTCAACAATCCCGAGCGATCGGATATGGATTTCATTCGTGGCCGTCCGGCGGGCGTCAACGCTGCGCGGGCGGCGTTGAGCGTCTCTGGTCTGCCGTTGGTGAAACCGCCGTGGGGACGGATTACGGCGATTGATCTCAATGCTGGAGAGCTTCTCTGGCAAGTCGCACACGGCGAGACGGCGGACCGTGTACGTGACCATCCGGCGCTTCAGGATTTTGACATCCCGCGTACTGGTCGCGTCGGGCGGGTTGGAACACTCGTGACCAAGACGCTTGTCATTGCGGGTGACGGCGGGGTGTTTACTTCAGCCGACGAGCGCCAGGGCGCGCGGCTCCGGGCTTACGACAAAATGACCGGTCAGGAGATTGACGCAGTGTTTCTGCCATCCTCACAGACCGGATCTCCGATGACCTACAGCATTGACGGTGTCCAGTACATCGTTGTCGCTGTGGGCGGTGGCACCTACGCTGGAGAGTTACTCGCGTATCGACTGCCTGAGTCAGAAGACAACGGAGGAGCTTAG
- a CDS encoding sodium-dependent transporter, with product MVEPGRKRWSSRGSFILATTGAAVGLGNIWRFPFLAGENGGAAFVLVYLAFAFLIGVPVITAELALGRMGHRSPIGSAKTIIREQGAHAGWQIIGVVSLLVPFLGFTYYSIVAGWSLYYTVEAVRNTFNSMGAADSQRLFQDLAASPWLTVFLQGVVIGLTAVVVGSGLHRGIERATRVMMPSLVFIMLIMIVYNVFAADVTAALAFLFTPDFSQLTGTSLLLALGQAFFSVGVGVGFMMTYGAYLPREVSVPHAAFVIGAVDTAIALLAGLVIFPIVFASNLNPAEGPGLVFVTMPVAFGGMGLGHAIGVLFFLLLSLAAYTTTLGMLEPIVSCLEERWQTSRRTLAIVAGSSIWIVGFLPALSDNVLADIRPLSFIGAMAEMSFFEVFDFVTASVLLPINALLIALFSGWVIAGNAFQQELAMKHDVFFTVWQILMRYVAPAAVLVILISGFIE from the coding sequence ATGGTGGAACCTGGTCGTAAACGTTGGTCTTCGCGCGGGTCGTTCATACTCGCTACCACGGGCGCGGCGGTCGGCTTAGGGAACATCTGGCGGTTCCCGTTTCTCGCTGGTGAAAACGGCGGTGCGGCGTTCGTCTTGGTTTATCTCGCCTTTGCCTTTCTCATCGGAGTCCCTGTGATCACGGCCGAGTTGGCACTGGGGCGCATGGGACACCGAAGTCCCATCGGTTCGGCCAAGACGATCATCCGAGAACAGGGCGCCCACGCAGGGTGGCAGATAATCGGTGTCGTTAGTTTATTGGTTCCTTTTCTCGGCTTTACCTATTACAGCATCGTCGCCGGCTGGTCCCTGTACTACACAGTCGAGGCCGTACGGAATACTTTCAACAGCATGGGTGCTGCCGATTCGCAGCGTCTGTTTCAAGACCTAGCGGCCTCACCGTGGCTCACTGTGTTCCTGCAAGGCGTCGTGATCGGACTCACCGCTGTGGTCGTCGGGAGTGGTCTCCATCGCGGCATCGAGCGTGCCACGAGGGTCATGATGCCCAGCCTCGTGTTCATCATGCTGATCATGATCGTTTACAACGTCTTCGCGGCCGATGTTACCGCTGCCTTAGCTTTTCTCTTCACACCCGACTTCTCGCAACTCACTGGCACGTCGCTGCTGCTCGCGCTCGGTCAGGCATTCTTCTCAGTCGGCGTGGGTGTTGGCTTTATGATGACCTATGGTGCTTATCTTCCCAGAGAAGTCTCGGTTCCCCACGCGGCGTTCGTGATTGGTGCAGTCGATACAGCCATCGCACTACTGGCCGGCCTTGTGATCTTTCCAATTGTCTTCGCCTCAAATCTGAATCCAGCTGAGGGTCCAGGACTCGTGTTTGTCACGATGCCAGTTGCCTTCGGCGGAATGGGCCTAGGACATGCAATCGGCGTGCTGTTCTTCCTGCTACTGTCGCTCGCAGCCTACACAACGACGCTCGGCATGCTTGAGCCGATCGTGTCGTGCCTGGAGGAACGGTGGCAGACTTCACGGCGTACACTGGCTATTGTGGCCGGCAGTTCAATTTGGATAGTCGGCTTCCTTCCCGCATTGTCTGACAATGTGTTGGCAGATATTAGACCGCTCAGCTTCATCGGCGCGATGGCGGAAATGTCGTTCTTTGAAGTGTTCGATTTTGTAACAGCGTCGGTCTTGCTACCAATTAACGCACTACTGATTGCACTATTCTCGGGATGGGTTATCGCGGGAAACGCGTTTCAGCAGGAGTTAGCAATGAAACACGACGTTTTCTTTACGGTCTGGCAGATACTAATGCGTTACGTCGCGCCGGCCGCAGTTCTTGTAATCTTAATCTCTGGTTTTATCGAATAG
- a CDS encoding 4Fe-4S binding protein produces MTVAKIVAACAMASCLGFVPVRAEPPSQAVETGQPTLSLEDLDALLEEDEVEESMASLNSSEVADIIGIVAVLGFAFFSFARKSVALKYISFAMSIAYLGLYKSNLVSIVNIFAILQGNLPGFRHSIPWYLLIGFTVVSTVLWGRLYCGRICAFGALTQVLDRLLPSRLRIDPPAWLDRRLAYLKYGILGGVLVYFLGTGDFLIYRYVEPFWMFTLNGNAVMWTLVAILLVATVFVRNLYCRYLCSVGAALGLISNFTVFRIRRWGECQTCKICEKACEWGAIDGPKISVAECVRCDDCERIYHDQKKCVHWIVLQKKPRAQIITSS; encoded by the coding sequence GTGACCGTTGCCAAGATCGTCGCAGCCTGCGCGATGGCCAGTTGCCTAGGCTTTGTGCCGGTCCGCGCGGAACCACCATCCCAAGCCGTCGAGACCGGTCAGCCCACCCTCTCTCTCGAAGACCTCGACGCATTGTTGGAGGAAGATGAAGTCGAAGAGTCGATGGCCTCGCTTAACTCGAGCGAGGTCGCGGACATTATCGGGATCGTGGCCGTGCTCGGTTTTGCGTTTTTCAGCTTTGCAAGGAAGAGTGTCGCCCTCAAATACATCTCGTTTGCTATGTCGATTGCATATCTTGGTTTATACAAATCAAACCTCGTCTCGATCGTTAACATTTTCGCGATTCTTCAAGGCAATCTTCCTGGGTTCAGGCATAGCATCCCGTGGTACCTGCTTATCGGCTTCACGGTGGTATCGACCGTGCTCTGGGGGCGGCTCTACTGCGGACGGATTTGCGCATTCGGGGCACTCACCCAAGTGCTTGATCGCCTTCTGCCGTCGCGGCTTCGCATCGATCCACCAGCGTGGCTCGACCGACGGCTGGCTTATCTCAAGTACGGCATCCTCGGCGGGGTGTTGGTCTACTTCCTCGGCACAGGTGATTTCCTCATCTATCGGTATGTCGAGCCGTTCTGGATGTTCACGCTAAATGGCAACGCGGTTATGTGGACGCTTGTCGCTATTCTTCTAGTAGCCACGGTTTTCGTCCGTAATCTCTATTGTCGGTATTTGTGCTCAGTCGGCGCAGCGCTTGGCCTCATTTCGAACTTCACCGTGTTTCGGATTAGGCGTTGGGGTGAATGTCAGACTTGTAAGATCTGCGAGAAAGCCTGTGAGTGGGGCGCAATTGACGGACCAAAGATCTCGGTTGCCGAGTGTGTCCGCTGCGACGACTGCGAACGTATCTACCACGACCAGAAGAAGTGTGTGCACTGGATCGTGCTACAGAAAAAACCGCGAGCCCAGATAATAACCTCCTCCTAA
- a CDS encoding FMN-binding protein yields MSASLTKSSRIARKYATALVIALLALGVPGTLFLYGNEQADRARVEQYLEHLRTVLPEADHFVSKDGEYPHFRGYTHSTDDDVGTLVGLAYLNSDVGHVITGYASEIVVMVGLRPVGTITAVTVVTHDEPYGYRSIDLARFRDQFPNRRYRERLRVGDDVDGISGATITVNAATSAIRRSTRRMFREFVKEQLEAQP; encoded by the coding sequence ATGTCAGCGAGCTTGACCAAGAGTTCCCGCATTGCGAGGAAATACGCTACGGCACTGGTGATTGCACTCCTAGCGCTCGGTGTGCCCGGAACGCTCTTCCTTTATGGCAATGAGCAGGCCGACCGCGCGCGCGTTGAGCAGTACTTGGAGCACCTGAGAACTGTGTTGCCGGAAGCTGATCATTTCGTTAGTAAAGACGGAGAGTATCCACACTTCCGCGGGTACACCCATAGCACAGACGACGACGTCGGGACACTAGTTGGCCTAGCCTATCTCAACAGTGATGTCGGACATGTTATTACGGGATACGCAAGTGAGATCGTCGTCATGGTCGGGCTTCGACCAGTCGGCACCATAACCGCAGTCACTGTCGTCACTCATGACGAACCCTACGGCTATCGGTCAATCGATCTAGCGCGTTTCAGAGATCAGTTCCCTAACCGCCGATACCGCGAACGGCTACGGGTCGGCGACGACGTTGATGGCATCTCAGGTGCAACGATTACGGTAAACGCCGCCACATCCGCCATCCGGCGATCAACGCGGCGAATGTTTCGTGAATTCGTCAAGGAACAATTAGAGGCGCAACCGTGA